The proteins below come from a single Kitasatospora sp. NBC_00315 genomic window:
- a CDS encoding acyl-CoA dehydrogenase family protein, translated as MTTAEELRTRTADLLAAHDPAATEPLEFLRARFDAGLAWVHFPPGLGGLGAPRALQAVVDAELAAAGAPDNDPRRIGIGLGMAAPTVLRFGTEEQKQRFLRPLWTGEEVWCQLFSEPGAGSDLAALATRAVHEAGDAEGGGDGPGGHWTVDGQKVWTSSAHLARWAILLARTDPDVPKHQGISYFVCDMTDPGVDVRPLRQLTGEAEFNEVFLTGVRIPDAHRLGAVGEGWKIAQTTLNNERVAIGGHRTPREGGLIGLLADVWREQPGARTHELHQRLLQGWTDAEVLRLTAERLRQQLAVGQPGPEGAAAKLAFARLAQQLTGLEVELLAEEGLGYGDWTMSRPELVDFTGRDAGYRYLRAKGNSIEGGSSEILRNIIAERVLGLPAESRSDKDVPWKESAR; from the coding sequence TGCGGGCCCGCTTCGACGCCGGCCTCGCCTGGGTGCACTTCCCGCCCGGCCTCGGCGGCCTCGGCGCCCCACGCGCGCTGCAGGCCGTGGTGGACGCGGAGCTCGCGGCGGCGGGCGCACCCGACAACGACCCCCGCCGGATCGGCATCGGTCTCGGCATGGCCGCGCCGACCGTCCTGCGTTTCGGCACCGAGGAGCAGAAGCAGCGCTTCCTGCGCCCGCTCTGGACGGGCGAGGAGGTCTGGTGCCAGCTGTTCAGCGAGCCCGGAGCCGGCTCCGACCTGGCCGCGCTGGCCACCCGGGCCGTCCACGAGGCCGGCGACGCGGAGGGAGGCGGGGACGGGCCGGGCGGCCACTGGACCGTGGACGGGCAGAAGGTGTGGACCTCCAGTGCCCACCTGGCCCGCTGGGCCATCCTGCTCGCCCGCACCGACCCGGACGTCCCCAAGCACCAGGGCATCAGCTACTTCGTCTGCGACATGACCGACCCCGGCGTGGACGTGCGCCCACTGCGCCAGCTGACCGGCGAGGCCGAGTTCAACGAGGTCTTCCTGACGGGCGTACGGATCCCGGACGCGCACCGGCTCGGCGCGGTGGGCGAGGGCTGGAAGATCGCCCAGACCACCCTCAACAACGAACGGGTCGCGATCGGCGGCCATCGCACTCCCCGGGAGGGCGGCCTGATCGGGCTGCTCGCCGACGTCTGGCGCGAGCAGCCGGGTGCCCGGACCCACGAGCTGCACCAGCGGCTGCTGCAGGGCTGGACCGACGCCGAGGTGCTGCGGCTGACCGCCGAGCGGCTGCGCCAGCAGCTGGCGGTCGGCCAGCCCGGCCCCGAGGGCGCGGCCGCCAAGCTTGCCTTCGCCCGGCTCGCCCAACAACTGACCGGCTTGGAGGTGGAGTTGCTCGCCGAGGAGGGGCTCGGTTACGGCGACTGGACGATGTCCCGCCCGGAGCTGGTGGACTTCACCGGCCGCGACGCGGGCTATCGCTACCTGCGCGCCAAGGGCAACTCGATCGAGGGCGGCAGCTCCGAGATCCTGCGCAACATCATCGCCGAGCGCGTTCTCGGCCTGCCCGCCGAGTCGCGCTCGGACAAGGACGTGCCGTGGAAGGAGTCGGCCCGATGA
- a CDS encoding acyl-CoA dehydrogenase family protein has translation MTELDLLYSEVEEDLRSAVRAVLADRCPPQAVLARCEGPEPYDTGLWRVLAEEVGVAGLPVPEALGGAGASLRESAVVLEELGRACAPTAFLGSAVLATTVLLAADASAELTALAAGERTATLVVALPTAPEAPFPLGVRATGTGELTGTVAWVADTPAVGLLIVPADGPAGPGLYAVEAAEATLTPRGSLDLTRPLADVCLTGAPGRLLIGPDRAEAVLRQALLTGAALLCSEQLGLAEWCLATTVAYLRERRQFGRVVGSFQALKHRLADLWLDIAGARAAARAAADALASGASDAAILVAVAASHCSDTAVRAAEEAVQLHGGIGMTWEHPVHLYLKRAKADQLALGTPGRHRAALAALVDLPAPGAVATPRVPHV, from the coding sequence ATGACCGAACTCGACCTGCTGTACTCGGAGGTGGAGGAGGACCTGCGCTCCGCCGTCCGGGCCGTGCTCGCCGACCGGTGTCCGCCGCAGGCCGTCCTCGCCCGCTGTGAAGGGCCGGAGCCCTACGACACGGGCCTGTGGCGGGTGCTGGCCGAGGAGGTCGGTGTCGCCGGGCTCCCGGTGCCCGAGGCACTCGGCGGGGCCGGGGCCTCCCTGCGGGAGAGCGCCGTGGTGCTGGAGGAGCTGGGCCGGGCCTGCGCGCCCACCGCCTTCCTCGGCAGCGCCGTCCTCGCCACCACCGTCCTGCTGGCCGCCGACGCCTCGGCGGAACTCACCGCCCTCGCCGCGGGGGAGCGCACCGCCACCCTGGTGGTGGCGCTCCCGACAGCGCCCGAAGCGCCCTTTCCCCTGGGCGTACGGGCCACCGGCACAGGGGAGTTGACCGGCACCGTGGCCTGGGTGGCGGACACGCCGGCGGTCGGACTGCTGATCGTCCCCGCCGACGGCCCGGCCGGCCCCGGCCTCTACGCGGTCGAGGCCGCCGAGGCGACGCTCACGCCGCGCGGTTCGCTGGATCTCACCCGGCCGCTCGCGGACGTCTGCCTCACGGGCGCCCCGGGCCGGCTGCTGATCGGTCCCGACCGCGCCGAGGCCGTGCTCCGCCAGGCACTGCTCACCGGCGCCGCCCTGCTCTGCTCCGAGCAGCTCGGCCTGGCCGAGTGGTGTCTGGCCACCACCGTGGCGTACCTGCGGGAGCGCCGGCAGTTCGGCCGGGTGGTCGGCTCCTTCCAGGCTCTCAAGCACCGCCTGGCCGATCTCTGGCTGGACATCGCCGGTGCCCGTGCGGCGGCCCGGGCCGCGGCCGACGCGCTGGCCTCGGGTGCGTCGGACGCCGCGATCCTGGTGGCCGTCGCCGCCTCGCACTGCTCGGACACCGCCGTCCGCGCGGCGGAGGAGGCCGTGCAACTGCACGGCGGGATCGGGATGACCTGGGAGCATCCCGTGCACCTCTACCTCAAGCGGGCCAAGGCCGATCAGCTGGCCCTCGGCACCCCCGGCCGCCACCGCGCGGCGCTGGCCGCGCTGGTCGACCTGCCCGCCCCGGGGGCGGTGGCGACGCCCCGGGTGCCGCACGTGTGA
- a CDS encoding APC family permease — protein MSAPAGRPGPPAAPLVTGSGAGEKGLKGGALGLVSSVAIGLASTAPAYSLAATLGIIVAGVGLQAPIITILGFVPMLLIAYAYKELNASDPDCGTTFTWAARAFGPRTGWMGGWGIIVADIIVMANLAQIAGVYGFQLLGLDSLASNTTWTTLAGVAWIIVMTAICYVGIEISAALQRWLLGVEIVMLAIFSITALVKVYGSHPPATAIKISGSWFNPFNVPTTSALTAGILAAVFIYWGWDTAVSVNEETADSHRTPGRAAVISTVLLLVIYALVSTSAQAFAGVGADGIGLGNPDNAGDVLSGLGGAVFGDQGLGWFLTKLLIFMVLTSSAASTQTTILPTARTSFSMAAHRAIPSQFARVHAKHRTPTWSTIGMGIASIAFYVLLTLISDNVLADSIASVGLGIAFYYGLTGFACVWYYRRVLTRSAKDFVFKGLFPLLGGLMLLYFFCYAAFDVYAQPDYGSTSIDLPVFGQTGGVTVIGVGALLIGAVLMLVQWAVQGSWFRHPDVPVHAADPADAPPS, from the coding sequence GTGTCCGCTCCAGCCGGTCGTCCCGGGCCGCCCGCAGCACCGCTCGTCACCGGCTCCGGTGCGGGCGAGAAGGGGCTCAAGGGCGGTGCGCTCGGCCTCGTGTCCTCGGTGGCGATCGGACTTGCCTCCACCGCACCGGCCTACAGCCTGGCCGCCACACTCGGAATCATCGTGGCCGGTGTGGGCCTGCAGGCGCCGATCATCACCATCCTCGGCTTCGTGCCGATGCTGCTGATCGCGTACGCCTACAAGGAGCTCAACGCCTCCGACCCCGACTGCGGCACCACCTTCACCTGGGCCGCCCGCGCCTTCGGCCCCCGGACGGGCTGGATGGGCGGCTGGGGCATCATCGTCGCCGACATCATCGTGATGGCCAATCTGGCCCAGATCGCCGGCGTGTACGGGTTCCAGCTGCTCGGGCTGGACTCACTGGCCTCCAACACCACCTGGACGACCCTGGCCGGGGTGGCCTGGATCATCGTGATGACCGCGATCTGCTACGTCGGCATCGAGATCTCCGCCGCACTGCAGCGCTGGCTGCTCGGCGTCGAGATCGTGATGCTGGCGATCTTCTCGATCACGGCTCTGGTGAAGGTCTACGGCTCGCACCCGCCGGCCACCGCGATCAAGATCTCCGGCTCGTGGTTCAACCCGTTCAACGTCCCCACCACCAGTGCCCTGACGGCGGGCATCCTGGCCGCCGTCTTCATCTACTGGGGCTGGGACACCGCCGTCTCGGTGAACGAGGAGACCGCGGACAGCCACCGCACGCCCGGGCGCGCCGCCGTGATCTCCACCGTGCTGCTGCTGGTGATCTACGCGCTGGTGTCGACCTCCGCGCAGGCCTTCGCCGGTGTCGGCGCGGACGGCATCGGGCTGGGGAACCCGGACAACGCGGGTGACGTGCTGTCCGGTCTGGGCGGCGCGGTCTTCGGCGACCAGGGCCTGGGCTGGTTCCTCACCAAACTGCTGATCTTCATGGTGCTGACCTCCTCCGCGGCCTCCACCCAGACCACGATCCTGCCGACGGCCCGTACCTCGTTCTCGATGGCCGCGCACCGGGCCATCCCCAGCCAGTTCGCCCGGGTGCACGCCAAGCACCGCACGCCGACCTGGTCGACGATCGGTATGGGCATCGCCTCCATCGCCTTCTACGTCCTGCTGACGCTGATCAGTGACAACGTGCTGGCCGACTCGATCGCCTCGGTCGGCCTGGGCATCGCGTTCTACTACGGTCTCACCGGCTTCGCCTGCGTCTGGTACTACCGCAGAGTGCTGACCCGAAGTGCCAAGGACTTCGTCTTCAAGGGCCTCTTCCCGCTGCTGGGCGGGCTGATGCTGCTGTACTTCTTCTGTTACGCGGCCTTCGACGTCTACGCGCAGCCGGACTACGGCAGCACCTCGATCGACCTGCCGGTGTTCGGGCAGACCGGCGGGGTGACCGTGATCGGTGTCGGGGCGCTGCTGATCGGCGCCGTGCTGATGCTCGTCCAGTGGGCCGTGCAGGGCTCCTGGTTCCGGCACCCGGACGTCCCCGTGCACGCCGCCGACCCGGCCGACGCGCCACCGTCCTGA